Proteins found in one Haemorhous mexicanus isolate bHaeMex1 chromosome 23, bHaeMex1.pri, whole genome shotgun sequence genomic segment:
- the PLEKHM2 gene encoding pleckstrin homology domain-containing family M member 2 isoform X2, with protein sequence MEPAEVKDRILENISLSVKKLQSYFAACEDETPAIRNHDKVLQRLCEHLDHALLYGLQDLSSGYWVLVVHFTRREAIKQIEVLQHVATNLGRSRAWLYLALNENSLESYLRLFQENLSLLHKYYVKNALVCSHDHLTLFLTLVSGLEFIRFDLDLDAPYLDLVPYMPDYYKPQHLLDFEERLPSSVHGSDSLSLNSFNSVTSTNLEWDDSAIAPSSEGACLYSESVGGTGDCRIRGQVFPFKKIPGFANTHESNITVSMGDYDFGDVFPAMQTMPSRDWEDGDLTDTLSCPRSATSEPNGSRAAARSPTQRHNPFNQDRAEAPSSADTTPVHAASRDRAEATPEGTDQSESCTELEVIRLAKKKKTGKKKKVKPEEAVNSPAPAAPEASGDSGINGLSDREEPPRDGEGDREEPPRDGGSAAPSGPEEGGERAALGPLALRIPEMKDTSMESVGQPLSKVMDRLNGQLDLGGWNAALEPPGQPFRTGTPGETPDGSSSGDFSEGISAPMDFYRFTVESPNAAAPGGGHHDPPGPGQPPHVSGSPEAPEEEESREGEAVGAVEESERASDEPQTSQTETTNPQALCEPKKEQPSPSLSSAEDSGVEEGQGSPSELTHPSEFRVDNNHLLLLMIHVFRENEEQLFRMIRMSTGHMEGNLQLIYVLLTDCYVYLIRKGAAEKPYMVEEAVSYNELDYISVGLDQQTVTLVCTNRRKQFLLDTADMALTEFFLVSLKSAMIKGCREPPYPSILTDATMEKLALAKFVAQESKCEACNVVVRFYGLVHWEDPMDEALGPSSSSCSSAEHAVTKDGILHYKAGTSYLGKEQWKPCFVVLSNGILYQYPDRTDVTPLLSINMGGEQCGGCRRSNTTDRPHSFQVILTDRPSLELSAENEEDMADWMQYFCQAVSKGVIPQGVAPTPCVPCCLVLTDEKAFTCHEDCQTSFFRSLGTAELTDVTAISTEAGKEYCILEFAQDSKEFLPPWVLYFSCTTELERFLSALNVAWRNIYQVDLQHKAILDAAVKKKCEDAQSLIDSAWQRSDSLCRGRAERDPWC encoded by the exons ATGGAGCCGGCGGAGGTGAAGGACCGCATCCTGGAGAACATCTCCCTCTCCGTCAAGAAG ctgcagagctaCTTTGCTGCCTGTGAAGATGAGACACCGGCCATCAGAAACCACGACAAGGTCCTGCAGCGGCTCTGTGAACACCTGGACCACGCTCTGCTCTACGG actGCAAGATCTTTCCTCGGGGTACTGGGTGCTGGTGGTTCACTTCACACGCCGGGAAGCCATCAAACAGATCGAAGTGCTGCAGCACGTGGCCACCAACCTGGGACGCA GCCGGGCCTGGCTATACCTTGCCCTCAATGAAAATTCTTTGGAGAGCTACTTGAGGCTGTTCCAGGAGAACCTCAGCCTGCTGCACAAGTACTATGTCAA GAACGCCCTGGTCTGCAGTCATGACCATCTGACCTTGTTCTTAACACTGGTGTCTGGACTGGAGTTTATCCGCTTTGACTTGGACCTG gatgCTCCATACCTGGATCTGGTCCCGTACATGCCGGATTACTACAAACCTCAGCACCTGCTGGACTTCGAGGAGCGCCTGCCCAGCTCCGTGCATGGCTCCGACAGCCTCTCCCTCAACTCCTTCAACTCTGTCACCTCCACCAACCTGGAATGGGACGACAGTGCCATTGCTCCATCCAGTGAGG GAGCATGTCTCTACTCTGAGAGTGTAGGTGGAACTGGGGATTGTAGGATCAGAGGACAAGTTTTCCCCTTTAAAAAGATCCCTGGCTTTGCAAACACTCATGAGTCAAACATCACAGTATCTATGGGAG ATTATGATTTTGGAGATGTCTTTCCAGCAATGCAGACCATGCCCAGCAGAGACTGGGAAG ACGGGGACCTGACGGACACGCTCAGCTGCCCACGCTCGGCCACCTCGGAGCCCAACGGCAGCAGGGCTGCGGCGAGGAGCCCCACACAGCGCCACAACCCCTTCAACCAGGACAGGGCCGAGGCACCGTCCTCCGCCGACACCACGCCGGTGCACGCGGCTTCCCGAGACAGGGCAGAGGCCACCCCCGAGGGAACGGACCAGTCCgagagctgcacagagctggaggtCATCAG GTtagccaagaagaagaagaccggcaagaagaagaaggtgaagccTGAGGAGGCGGTGAACAGCCCGGCGCCCGCAGCGCCCGAGGCCAGCGGGGACAGCGGCATCAACGGGCTCAGCGACAGGGAGGAGCCACCGAGGGacggggagggggacagggaggagccGCCGAGGGAcgggggctctgctgccccaaGCGGGCCGGAGGAGGGCGGGGAGCGCGCTGCCCTTGGTCCGCTGGCCCTGCGCATCCCCGAGATGAAGGACACGTCCATGGAGAGCgtggggcagcccctgagcaAGGTCATGGACAGGCTCAACGGGCAGCTGGACCTCGGGGGCTGGAACGCCGCCCTGGAGCCCCCCGGGCAGCCCTTTCGGACCGGCACGCCAGGGGAGACCCCGGATGGATCGTCCTCTGGCGACTTTAGCGAGGGGATTTCAGCCCCCATGGACTTCTACCGATTTACCGTCGAGAGTCCAAACGCTGCTGCACCAGGTGGTGGCCACCATGACCCTCCAGGGCCTGGCCAACCGCCACATGTTTCTGGTAGCCCTGAGGCtcctgaagaagaagaaagcagagagggagaagCAGTTGGGGCAGTAGAGGAGTCTGAAAGGGCAAGTGATGAACCTCAAACTAGCCAGACAGAAACCACCAACCCGCAGGCTCTCTGTGAGCCCAagaaggagcagcccagcccttccctgagcagcgCTGAGGACTCTGGGGTggaggaagggcagggcagcccctcGGAGCTGACCCATCCCTCCGAGTTCAG GGTGGATAACAACCATCTCCTCCTGCTGATGATCCATGTCTTTCGGGAGAATGAGGAGCAGTTGTTCAGG ATGATCCGAATGAGCACGGGGCACATGGAAGGGAACCTGCAGCTGATCTACGTCCTGCTGACAGATTGCTATGTGTACCTGATCCGGAAAG ggGCAGCGGAGAAGCCGTACATGGTGGAGGAGGCCGTGTCCTACAACGAGCTGGATTACATCTCG GTTGGGCTGGATCAGCAGACGGTGACCCTGGTGTGCACCAACCGGAGAAAGCAGTTCCTGCTGGACACTGCCGACATGGCTCTCACCGA GTTCTTCCTGGTCTCCTTGAAGTCAGCCATGATCAAAGGGTGCCGGGAGCCCCCTTATCCCAGTATCCTCACGGATGCCACCATGGAGAAGCTGGCACTTGCCAAGTTTGTGGCACAGGAGTCCAAGTGTGAG GCCTGCAACGTGGTTGTGCGTTTCTACGGCCTCGTTCACTGGGAGGACCCCATGGATGAGGCGCTGGgaccctccagcagcagctgctcctctgcgGAACACGCCGTCACCAAGGATGGCATCCTGCACTACAAGGCAGGCACCTCCTACCTGGGCAAGGAGCAGTGGAAGCCCTGCTTCGTGGTGCtcag CAATGGGATCTTGTACCAGTACCCCGATCGCACGGACGTCacccctctgctctccatcaACATGGG cGGCGAGCAGTGCGGGGGATGCCGGCGTTCCAACACCACCGACCGGCCCCACTCCTTCCAGGTGATCCTGACGGACCGGCCCTCCCTGGAGCTGAGTGCCGAGAACGAGGAGGACATGGCAGACTGGATGCAGTACTTCTGCCAGGCTGTCTCCaaaggg GTGATCCCCCAGGGTGTTGCCCCGACTCCGTGCGTTCCCTGCTGCCTGGTGCTGACAGATGAGAAGGCTTTCACGTGCCATGAGGACTGCCAGACCAGCTTCTTCCGCTCGCTGGGCACCGCGGAGCTGACCGACGTCACTGCCATCTCCACGGAGGCTGGCAAGGAGTACTGCATCCTG GAGTTTGCTCAGGACAGCAAGGAGTTCCTGCCCCCCTGGGTCCTTTATTTTAGTTGCACTACAGAACTGGAGAGGTTCCTGTCAGCACTGAACGTCGCGTGGAGGAACATCTACCAG
- the PLEKHM2 gene encoding pleckstrin homology domain-containing family M member 2 isoform X4 has product MEPAEVKDRILENISLSVKKLQSYFAACEDETPAIRNHDKVLQRLCEHLDHALLYGLQDLSSGYWVLVVHFTRREAIKQIEVLQHVATNLGRSRAWLYLALNENSLESYLRLFQENLSLLHKYYVKNALVCSHDHLTLFLTLVSGLEFIRFDLDLDAPYLDLVPYMPDYYKPQHLLDFEERLPSSVHGSDSLSLNSFNSVTSTNLEWDDSAIAPSSEDYDFGDVFPAMQTMPSRDWEDGDLTDTLSCPRSATSEPNGSRAAARSPTQRHNPFNQDRAEAPSSADTTPVHAASRDRAEATPEGTDQSESCTELEVIRLAKKKKTGKKKKVKPEEAVNSPAPAAPEASGDSGINGLSDREEPPRDGEGDREEPPRDGGSAAPSGPEEGGERAALGPLALRIPEMKDTSMESVGQPLSKVMDRLNGQLDLGGWNAALEPPGQPFRTGTPGETPDGSSSGDFSEGISAPMDFYRFTVESPNAAAPGGGHHDPPGPGQPPHVSGSPEAPEEEESREGEAVGAVEESERASDEPQTSQTETTNPQALCEPKKEQPSPSLSSAEDSGVEEGQGSPSELTHPSEFRVDNNHLLLLMIHVFRENEEQLFRMIRMSTGHMEGNLQLIYVLLTDCYVYLIRKGAAEKPYMVEEAVSYNELDYISVGLDQQTVTLVCTNRRKQFLLDTADMALTEFFLVSLKSAMIKGCREPPYPSILTDATMEKLALAKFVAQESKCEACNVVVRFYGLVHWEDPMDEALGPSSSSCSSAEHAVTKDGILHYKAGTSYLGKEQWKPCFVVLSNGILYQYPDRTDVTPLLSINMGGEQCGGCRRSNTTDRPHSFQVILTDRPSLELSAENEEDMADWMQYFCQAVSKGVIPQGVAPTPCVPCCLVLTDEKAFTCHEDCQTSFFRSLGTAELTDVTAISTEAGKEYCILEFAQDSKEFLPPWVLYFSCTTELERFLSALNVAWRNIYQVDLQHKAILDAAVKKKCEDAQSLIDSAWQRSDSLCRGRAERDPWC; this is encoded by the exons ATGGAGCCGGCGGAGGTGAAGGACCGCATCCTGGAGAACATCTCCCTCTCCGTCAAGAAG ctgcagagctaCTTTGCTGCCTGTGAAGATGAGACACCGGCCATCAGAAACCACGACAAGGTCCTGCAGCGGCTCTGTGAACACCTGGACCACGCTCTGCTCTACGG actGCAAGATCTTTCCTCGGGGTACTGGGTGCTGGTGGTTCACTTCACACGCCGGGAAGCCATCAAACAGATCGAAGTGCTGCAGCACGTGGCCACCAACCTGGGACGCA GCCGGGCCTGGCTATACCTTGCCCTCAATGAAAATTCTTTGGAGAGCTACTTGAGGCTGTTCCAGGAGAACCTCAGCCTGCTGCACAAGTACTATGTCAA GAACGCCCTGGTCTGCAGTCATGACCATCTGACCTTGTTCTTAACACTGGTGTCTGGACTGGAGTTTATCCGCTTTGACTTGGACCTG gatgCTCCATACCTGGATCTGGTCCCGTACATGCCGGATTACTACAAACCTCAGCACCTGCTGGACTTCGAGGAGCGCCTGCCCAGCTCCGTGCATGGCTCCGACAGCCTCTCCCTCAACTCCTTCAACTCTGTCACCTCCACCAACCTGGAATGGGACGACAGTGCCATTGCTCCATCCAGTGAGG ATTATGATTTTGGAGATGTCTTTCCAGCAATGCAGACCATGCCCAGCAGAGACTGGGAAG ACGGGGACCTGACGGACACGCTCAGCTGCCCACGCTCGGCCACCTCGGAGCCCAACGGCAGCAGGGCTGCGGCGAGGAGCCCCACACAGCGCCACAACCCCTTCAACCAGGACAGGGCCGAGGCACCGTCCTCCGCCGACACCACGCCGGTGCACGCGGCTTCCCGAGACAGGGCAGAGGCCACCCCCGAGGGAACGGACCAGTCCgagagctgcacagagctggaggtCATCAG GTtagccaagaagaagaagaccggcaagaagaagaaggtgaagccTGAGGAGGCGGTGAACAGCCCGGCGCCCGCAGCGCCCGAGGCCAGCGGGGACAGCGGCATCAACGGGCTCAGCGACAGGGAGGAGCCACCGAGGGacggggagggggacagggaggagccGCCGAGGGAcgggggctctgctgccccaaGCGGGCCGGAGGAGGGCGGGGAGCGCGCTGCCCTTGGTCCGCTGGCCCTGCGCATCCCCGAGATGAAGGACACGTCCATGGAGAGCgtggggcagcccctgagcaAGGTCATGGACAGGCTCAACGGGCAGCTGGACCTCGGGGGCTGGAACGCCGCCCTGGAGCCCCCCGGGCAGCCCTTTCGGACCGGCACGCCAGGGGAGACCCCGGATGGATCGTCCTCTGGCGACTTTAGCGAGGGGATTTCAGCCCCCATGGACTTCTACCGATTTACCGTCGAGAGTCCAAACGCTGCTGCACCAGGTGGTGGCCACCATGACCCTCCAGGGCCTGGCCAACCGCCACATGTTTCTGGTAGCCCTGAGGCtcctgaagaagaagaaagcagagagggagaagCAGTTGGGGCAGTAGAGGAGTCTGAAAGGGCAAGTGATGAACCTCAAACTAGCCAGACAGAAACCACCAACCCGCAGGCTCTCTGTGAGCCCAagaaggagcagcccagcccttccctgagcagcgCTGAGGACTCTGGGGTggaggaagggcagggcagcccctcGGAGCTGACCCATCCCTCCGAGTTCAG GGTGGATAACAACCATCTCCTCCTGCTGATGATCCATGTCTTTCGGGAGAATGAGGAGCAGTTGTTCAGG ATGATCCGAATGAGCACGGGGCACATGGAAGGGAACCTGCAGCTGATCTACGTCCTGCTGACAGATTGCTATGTGTACCTGATCCGGAAAG ggGCAGCGGAGAAGCCGTACATGGTGGAGGAGGCCGTGTCCTACAACGAGCTGGATTACATCTCG GTTGGGCTGGATCAGCAGACGGTGACCCTGGTGTGCACCAACCGGAGAAAGCAGTTCCTGCTGGACACTGCCGACATGGCTCTCACCGA GTTCTTCCTGGTCTCCTTGAAGTCAGCCATGATCAAAGGGTGCCGGGAGCCCCCTTATCCCAGTATCCTCACGGATGCCACCATGGAGAAGCTGGCACTTGCCAAGTTTGTGGCACAGGAGTCCAAGTGTGAG GCCTGCAACGTGGTTGTGCGTTTCTACGGCCTCGTTCACTGGGAGGACCCCATGGATGAGGCGCTGGgaccctccagcagcagctgctcctctgcgGAACACGCCGTCACCAAGGATGGCATCCTGCACTACAAGGCAGGCACCTCCTACCTGGGCAAGGAGCAGTGGAAGCCCTGCTTCGTGGTGCtcag CAATGGGATCTTGTACCAGTACCCCGATCGCACGGACGTCacccctctgctctccatcaACATGGG cGGCGAGCAGTGCGGGGGATGCCGGCGTTCCAACACCACCGACCGGCCCCACTCCTTCCAGGTGATCCTGACGGACCGGCCCTCCCTGGAGCTGAGTGCCGAGAACGAGGAGGACATGGCAGACTGGATGCAGTACTTCTGCCAGGCTGTCTCCaaaggg GTGATCCCCCAGGGTGTTGCCCCGACTCCGTGCGTTCCCTGCTGCCTGGTGCTGACAGATGAGAAGGCTTTCACGTGCCATGAGGACTGCCAGACCAGCTTCTTCCGCTCGCTGGGCACCGCGGAGCTGACCGACGTCACTGCCATCTCCACGGAGGCTGGCAAGGAGTACTGCATCCTG GAGTTTGCTCAGGACAGCAAGGAGTTCCTGCCCCCCTGGGTCCTTTATTTTAGTTGCACTACAGAACTGGAGAGGTTCCTGTCAGCACTGAACGTCGCGTGGAGGAACATCTACCAG
- the PLEKHM2 gene encoding pleckstrin homology domain-containing family M member 2 isoform X1: protein MQFSFLREITMELLIFPDAYLFHFSLRTLIFFYPLQSYFAACEDETPAIRNHDKVLQRLCEHLDHALLYGLQDLSSGYWVLVVHFTRREAIKQIEVLQHVATNLGRSRAWLYLALNENSLESYLRLFQENLSLLHKYYVKNALVCSHDHLTLFLTLVSGLEFIRFDLDLDAPYLDLVPYMPDYYKPQHLLDFEERLPSSVHGSDSLSLNSFNSVTSTNLEWDDSAIAPSSEGACLYSESVGGTGDCRIRGQVFPFKKIPGFANTHESNITVSMGDYDFGDVFPAMQTMPSRDWEDGDLTDTLSCPRSATSEPNGSRAAARSPTQRHNPFNQDRAEAPSSADTTPVHAASRDRAEATPEGTDQSESCTELEVIRLAKKKKTGKKKKVKPEEAVNSPAPAAPEASGDSGINGLSDREEPPRDGEGDREEPPRDGGSAAPSGPEEGGERAALGPLALRIPEMKDTSMESVGQPLSKVMDRLNGQLDLGGWNAALEPPGQPFRTGTPGETPDGSSSGDFSEGISAPMDFYRFTVESPNAAAPGGGHHDPPGPGQPPHVSGSPEAPEEEESREGEAVGAVEESERASDEPQTSQTETTNPQALCEPKKEQPSPSLSSAEDSGVEEGQGSPSELTHPSEFRVDNNHLLLLMIHVFRENEEQLFRMIRMSTGHMEGNLQLIYVLLTDCYVYLIRKGAAEKPYMVEEAVSYNELDYISVGLDQQTVTLVCTNRRKQFLLDTADMALTEFFLVSLKSAMIKGCREPPYPSILTDATMEKLALAKFVAQESKCEACNVVVRFYGLVHWEDPMDEALGPSSSSCSSAEHAVTKDGILHYKAGTSYLGKEQWKPCFVVLSNGILYQYPDRTDVTPLLSINMGGEQCGGCRRSNTTDRPHSFQVILTDRPSLELSAENEEDMADWMQYFCQAVSKGVIPQGVAPTPCVPCCLVLTDEKAFTCHEDCQTSFFRSLGTAELTDVTAISTEAGKEYCILEFAQDSKEFLPPWVLYFSCTTELERFLSALNVAWRNIYQVDLQHKAILDAAVKKKCEDAQSLIDSAWQRSDSLCRGRAERDPWC, encoded by the exons ATGCAGTTCTCCTTCCTCAGGGAAATCACTATGGAGCTGCTAATTTTTCCTGATGCTTACCTCTTCCACTTCAGCCTGAGAACCCTGATCTTCTTTTACCCT ctgcagagctaCTTTGCTGCCTGTGAAGATGAGACACCGGCCATCAGAAACCACGACAAGGTCCTGCAGCGGCTCTGTGAACACCTGGACCACGCTCTGCTCTACGG actGCAAGATCTTTCCTCGGGGTACTGGGTGCTGGTGGTTCACTTCACACGCCGGGAAGCCATCAAACAGATCGAAGTGCTGCAGCACGTGGCCACCAACCTGGGACGCA GCCGGGCCTGGCTATACCTTGCCCTCAATGAAAATTCTTTGGAGAGCTACTTGAGGCTGTTCCAGGAGAACCTCAGCCTGCTGCACAAGTACTATGTCAA GAACGCCCTGGTCTGCAGTCATGACCATCTGACCTTGTTCTTAACACTGGTGTCTGGACTGGAGTTTATCCGCTTTGACTTGGACCTG gatgCTCCATACCTGGATCTGGTCCCGTACATGCCGGATTACTACAAACCTCAGCACCTGCTGGACTTCGAGGAGCGCCTGCCCAGCTCCGTGCATGGCTCCGACAGCCTCTCCCTCAACTCCTTCAACTCTGTCACCTCCACCAACCTGGAATGGGACGACAGTGCCATTGCTCCATCCAGTGAGG GAGCATGTCTCTACTCTGAGAGTGTAGGTGGAACTGGGGATTGTAGGATCAGAGGACAAGTTTTCCCCTTTAAAAAGATCCCTGGCTTTGCAAACACTCATGAGTCAAACATCACAGTATCTATGGGAG ATTATGATTTTGGAGATGTCTTTCCAGCAATGCAGACCATGCCCAGCAGAGACTGGGAAG ACGGGGACCTGACGGACACGCTCAGCTGCCCACGCTCGGCCACCTCGGAGCCCAACGGCAGCAGGGCTGCGGCGAGGAGCCCCACACAGCGCCACAACCCCTTCAACCAGGACAGGGCCGAGGCACCGTCCTCCGCCGACACCACGCCGGTGCACGCGGCTTCCCGAGACAGGGCAGAGGCCACCCCCGAGGGAACGGACCAGTCCgagagctgcacagagctggaggtCATCAG GTtagccaagaagaagaagaccggcaagaagaagaaggtgaagccTGAGGAGGCGGTGAACAGCCCGGCGCCCGCAGCGCCCGAGGCCAGCGGGGACAGCGGCATCAACGGGCTCAGCGACAGGGAGGAGCCACCGAGGGacggggagggggacagggaggagccGCCGAGGGAcgggggctctgctgccccaaGCGGGCCGGAGGAGGGCGGGGAGCGCGCTGCCCTTGGTCCGCTGGCCCTGCGCATCCCCGAGATGAAGGACACGTCCATGGAGAGCgtggggcagcccctgagcaAGGTCATGGACAGGCTCAACGGGCAGCTGGACCTCGGGGGCTGGAACGCCGCCCTGGAGCCCCCCGGGCAGCCCTTTCGGACCGGCACGCCAGGGGAGACCCCGGATGGATCGTCCTCTGGCGACTTTAGCGAGGGGATTTCAGCCCCCATGGACTTCTACCGATTTACCGTCGAGAGTCCAAACGCTGCTGCACCAGGTGGTGGCCACCATGACCCTCCAGGGCCTGGCCAACCGCCACATGTTTCTGGTAGCCCTGAGGCtcctgaagaagaagaaagcagagagggagaagCAGTTGGGGCAGTAGAGGAGTCTGAAAGGGCAAGTGATGAACCTCAAACTAGCCAGACAGAAACCACCAACCCGCAGGCTCTCTGTGAGCCCAagaaggagcagcccagcccttccctgagcagcgCTGAGGACTCTGGGGTggaggaagggcagggcagcccctcGGAGCTGACCCATCCCTCCGAGTTCAG GGTGGATAACAACCATCTCCTCCTGCTGATGATCCATGTCTTTCGGGAGAATGAGGAGCAGTTGTTCAGG ATGATCCGAATGAGCACGGGGCACATGGAAGGGAACCTGCAGCTGATCTACGTCCTGCTGACAGATTGCTATGTGTACCTGATCCGGAAAG ggGCAGCGGAGAAGCCGTACATGGTGGAGGAGGCCGTGTCCTACAACGAGCTGGATTACATCTCG GTTGGGCTGGATCAGCAGACGGTGACCCTGGTGTGCACCAACCGGAGAAAGCAGTTCCTGCTGGACACTGCCGACATGGCTCTCACCGA GTTCTTCCTGGTCTCCTTGAAGTCAGCCATGATCAAAGGGTGCCGGGAGCCCCCTTATCCCAGTATCCTCACGGATGCCACCATGGAGAAGCTGGCACTTGCCAAGTTTGTGGCACAGGAGTCCAAGTGTGAG GCCTGCAACGTGGTTGTGCGTTTCTACGGCCTCGTTCACTGGGAGGACCCCATGGATGAGGCGCTGGgaccctccagcagcagctgctcctctgcgGAACACGCCGTCACCAAGGATGGCATCCTGCACTACAAGGCAGGCACCTCCTACCTGGGCAAGGAGCAGTGGAAGCCCTGCTTCGTGGTGCtcag CAATGGGATCTTGTACCAGTACCCCGATCGCACGGACGTCacccctctgctctccatcaACATGGG cGGCGAGCAGTGCGGGGGATGCCGGCGTTCCAACACCACCGACCGGCCCCACTCCTTCCAGGTGATCCTGACGGACCGGCCCTCCCTGGAGCTGAGTGCCGAGAACGAGGAGGACATGGCAGACTGGATGCAGTACTTCTGCCAGGCTGTCTCCaaaggg GTGATCCCCCAGGGTGTTGCCCCGACTCCGTGCGTTCCCTGCTGCCTGGTGCTGACAGATGAGAAGGCTTTCACGTGCCATGAGGACTGCCAGACCAGCTTCTTCCGCTCGCTGGGCACCGCGGAGCTGACCGACGTCACTGCCATCTCCACGGAGGCTGGCAAGGAGTACTGCATCCTG GAGTTTGCTCAGGACAGCAAGGAGTTCCTGCCCCCCTGGGTCCTTTATTTTAGTTGCACTACAGAACTGGAGAGGTTCCTGTCAGCACTGAACGTCGCGTGGAGGAACATCTACCAG